Part of the Tepidibacillus fermentans genome, AACCAAAGAATCATACCAACAAAAAGATACAGATTTTAAAGCGGTATTAACACGAATTAAAGATAAAAACCCAGATGTTATTTATGTTCCTGGATATTATGAAGAAGTAGGTAAGATTATTAAGCAGGGTAGAGAAATGGGAATTACCGTACCGTTTTTAGGTGGTGACGGTTGGGATGCACCTCAAATGTTTGAGATTGCAGGAAACGAAGCATTAAACAATACTTTCTTCTCCAATCATTATTCTTCAGAAGATACTTCTCCTGAAGTACAAAAGTTCGTCGAAAACTTTAAGAAAGAATACAACAAAGTACCAGATGGTTTTGCTGTTTTAGGTTATGATAGTGTTCAGTTAATTGCTGAAGCGATTAAGAATGCCGGAAGCGCTGAACCCACAAAGATTAAGGATGCTTTAGCTCAAATTAAAAACTTTAAAACAGTATCTGGAACAATATCCTATAATGAAACCCATGATCCCATCAAATCAGCGGTTATTATCGAATATAAAGATGGTAAACAATCGTTCAAGACAAAAGTTAATCCTTAAATCGGAGGTCAGAATTCGGAAGTCAGAAGTCAGAATAGGGGAAATTGGTGAAACCAATTTCCCTCTTTATGCATTTTATTCTATCTACTTCAATGTGAGGTGCTATCAATGGAATATATCACCCAGCAACTGATCAATGGCATTTCAGTAGGAAGTATTTATGCTCTCATTGCTTTAGGATATACGATGGTTTATGGAATTATTAAATTAATTAATTTTGCTCATGGTGATATTTTTATGGTTGGAGCATTTGTTGGATTAGTGTCGGCAAAAATGTTTCAAGTTCAAGGATTTGATCCGATATGGGTTTTTATTTTTTCCATCCTCTTATCGATGATCGTAAGTGCAATTTTGGGCGTAATCATTGAAAGAATTGCATACAAGCCTTTACGGAATGCATCAAGAATTTCTATTCTCATCACCGCGATTGGTGTCTCTTTCCTTCTTGAAAATGGGGGAATTTTCTTCATTGGACCTCAAGCACAGGGGTTTCCGGAAATTATTCCCAAAAAACAATATCATCTATTTGGATCCATTCAATTGGATTCTAATCAGATTATGATTTTAGGAGTAACCTTTTTGCTCATGGTACTCTTACAACTCATTGTTCATAAAACGAAAATTGGAAAAGCGATGCGGGCTGTTTCTTTTGATATGGAAGCCGCTCACTTAATGGGTATTAATGTAAATACGACGATCTCAGCAACATTTGCTATTGGGTCTGCTCTTGCAGCTGCAGCAGGAGTTATCTATGGAATGACTTACAATTCTTTTGATCCATTGATGGGGATTATCCCAGGGCTAAAGGCGTTTGTTGCAGCAGTATTAGGTGGAATTGGGATCATTCCAGGGGCCTTTATAGGGGGATTATTTCTTGGAATAATTGAGACGACTGTATCCTCTATTGGTTATTCGCTTTGGCGTGATGGTGTTGCATTTGCGATTCTTATTCTCATTCTCATCTTTAAACCTTCTGGTCTATTTGGCAAGAATGTACGAGAGAAAGTGTAGGTGATAATGATGAGAAAAAATAAAAACTTTATTATAGGTGTCCTTATAAGTTTATTTATTTATTTGGTTATTCAAGTCCTTATCTCCATGGGAATATTGAGTGATTTTTGGATTTCAACGATTATTTTAATTTCGATTAACATTATTCTGGGCGTATCGTTAAATCTTATCAATGGATTTACTGGGCAATTTTCGATTGGACATGCTGGATTTATGTCAATTGGTGCCTATCTATCAGCCATCATGACGCTTGATTTTAATCTACCTTTTCCCTTAGCTCTTCTTGTTGGTGGGATTGCTGCCACAATGGCTGGTTTCCTGATTGGTGTCCCATCATTACGTTTAAAGGGAGATTATCTCGCAATCGCCACTTTAGGGTTTGGTGAGATTATTCGAATTATCTGGCTAAATACCGAATATGTGGGTGGAGCTTCTGGATTAAGTGGAATTCCTGCTCTAACGAATTGGACATGGGTGTTTATCTGGATGATGATCACAATTCTTGTGGTAAATAATTTTGTCAATTCGACCCATGGACGTGCGTGTATATCGATACGTGAAAATGAAATAGCGGCTGAAGCAATGGGGATTCATACGACCAAATATAAGGTAATTGCATTTATGATCGGTTCTTTCTTTGCTGGAATTGCTGGGGGGTTATCTGCTCATATGTTTTATATCATTAACCCCAACAGTTTTAACTTTATGAAATCTTTTGAAATTTTAGTTATAGTGGTTTTAGGAGGGTTAGGTAGCACATCGGGTTCCATTATTGGTGCTATTGTCCTTACGATGATTTTTACCCTTCTGCAAGATTATCCTGAAATTCGAATGATCATCTACTCTCTTCTATTAATACTCATGATGATCTTTCGACCAAAAGGTTTAATGGGCACTCGTGAATTTTCTTTTCAGTTAAAGAAGAGGGGAGAACAATATGGCAAACACACTTCTGCTTGATGTGAAACAAGTGAGTCGCTCGTTTGGTGGACTAAAGGCAGTATCCGATGTATCCATACAAATCTATCAAGGTGAATTAATTGGATTAATCGGGCCAAATGGAGCAGGAAAAACAACACTTTTCAATTTACTTACAGGAGTCTACGAACCTTCAGAAGGTCAAATTCTCTTTAAACAAGAATCAATTGGCGGCCTAAAACCATATAAGATCACGCAAAAAGGTGCAGCGCGGACTTTCCAAAATATTCGTTTATTTGGCAATCTTTCTGTTTTGGATAATGTGAAAATTGCTTACCATCAACGTTCAAAACATTCAATTTTCGCATCTATTTTTCGTTTACCTTCCCATTTTAAAGGAGAACAAGAAATGACCGAACAAGGAATGGAACTATTAAAGATTTTTCGACTGGATCACAAAAAAGACGAATTGGCAAAGAATCTTCCATATGGTGAACAACGTCGTTTAGAGATTGCTAGAGCATTGGCCACTCGTCCGAAACTACTTCTGCTTGATGAACCAGCCGCGGGAATGAATCCCCAAGAAACACAAGAATTAATGCAATTAATTCGGTGGATTCGGAAGGAATTCGATTTAACCATTTTATTAATTGAACATGATATGTCTTTAGTCATGAACGTGTGTGATCGAATTTATGTACTGGATCAAGGTCAACTCATTGCCCAAGGAACACCTGCTGAGATTCAATTAAATCCGAGAGTGATTGAAGCTTATTTGGGACAGGAGGTGTAAACCATGTTAAAGGTAGAGAATGTAAACGTTTATTATGGTGCCATTCATGCATTAAAAGATGTTAGCATTCAGGTAAATGAGGGAGAGATTGTTACACTGATCGGAGCAAATGGTGCGGGGAAAACGACATTATTAAAAACTTTATCAGGCCTATTAACTCCGAAAACAGGTACAATTACTTTTTTAGGTAAAGATATAACTGGAATTCATGCTCCTGAAATCGTAAAATCTGGATTGATACATTGTCCAGAAGGGAGAAGGGTATTTGCGAATCTATCTGTTGAGGAAAATCTCGAACTTGGAGCATATTTGCGTAAGGATCGGGAAGTAAAGGAAGATATGGAACAAATCTATTCCCGATTCCCAAGATTACGTGAACGAAAAAGACAACAAGCAGGAACTTTATCTGGCGGAGAACAGCAAATGTTAGCAATTGGTAGAGCATTAATGGGAAGACCTAAGTTACTTCTTCTCGATGAGCCATCGATGGGATTAGCCCCAATTCTTGTTCAAGAGATTTTCAACATTATTCAAGAGATTAATCAATCAGGTACAACGGTTTTATTAGTCGAACAAAATGCGAATCAAGCTTTGAAAATTGCTAATCGAGCTTACGTGTTGGAAACAGGCAAGATCGTTCTATCAGGAGCTGCTAATGTTTTGAGAGCTTCAGAAGATGTGAAAAAGGCCTACTTAGGCGCTTAGGGTTGAATGAGGATGACCTCCCATTTATAGGAGTCTTTTCTTTCGCTTGCATAAAATATTGTTCAAAATTTTTCGGTTGTTGTAAGAAAGAAAAAGAGAACTTGATTTTCTGAAATAATTATAAGATAATTATTTGGTAAAATAAAATTCTTCGTTGTTTGGGGGAAAACCAACGTAAAAAATACCACCAGTATTTAGCCCTGGTGAGGGCTTTTTTAATTTGTTTTAGTTTTCCTTTAAACAACAAGAAAAATATAGGAAGGAGAACTAAACAGTGAGTATTGTATTGTACATTGCGGGAATTATTCTAGCTAATGTTGTTACTGCGCAATTTGCGCCCATGCATTTTGGCCCATTTATAGTTCCTATGGGGACATTTTTGATTGGGTTAACCTTTATGCTTCGTGACCGAGTTCAATTTATTTATGGGAGGAAAAAGACTTATCTTATTATTCTTCTTGCACTTATATTATCCGCGATCACTTCTAGATTTTTAGGGGATACATTATGGATTGTGATTGCATCCGCAATTTCCTTTTTAATTTCTGAATCTACGGATACTGAAATTTACACAAGACTAAAAGTAGCAATAGAATATAAAGTATTCTGGTCGGGAATTGTCGGTGGACTTTTGGACAGTAGTATTTTTGTAATTATTGGGCTATCTCCATTGACAACAGGGATATTACCTTGGAATTTCATTCCTATGGCAATTTTAGGACAAATTTTATTTAAATCTTTAATGCAAATGCTAGGTCTTCTCGTTTTAAAAACCATTCTTCGAAAAAATAACTTTGAAAACATACTGGGGAAGAAAGAAGGGGAATTCTATGGCAAAAGTTGAAGTTAATCATGAAAAGTACAAAAATATTCGTTTTGATATTGAAGATGAAAGTGTAATCTTAGTTGATATATTAGAAACCATTCCTTATGAATATGTTGGTAAAGATATTGAAGTAACGATACCAACTACTGAATTTACTTCTGTTTGCCCTTGGTCTGGCTTACCTGATTTTGCAGATATCAAAATCACCTATATACCTAATGAAAAACTGATTGAGATGAAATCCCTAAAGTATTATTTAACATCTTATCGAAATGTAGGAATCTACCAAGAGCATGCTACGAATCGGATTTTAGAAGATTTGGTTCGGTTATGTGATCCAAAATGGATGAAGGTTGAAGCGGTATGGAATGCACGGGGTGGCTTAGGAACTGTTGTTATCGCAGAATATCCAAGAAAGGAAGTACAGAATTCATAACGAAGAAGAGTAGAAAAGAGGATAGTACTCAATTAGGTTAGATTGTAGTAAGGCGGTGCCCCACAGCTTAAGTGGAAATGGCACCGCCAAATTTGTTATGTCTAATTTTTCTTACCCTCCAGAAATAGGGACAAGGAGCTGGATTTGATCTTGATCTTGTAGTATTTCATCTCCTCTAGAAATCCTACCATTGAGGATCACTAATGCATCAACATCCCATTTAACTCCTAAACCTTCTAGCCAATTGATTACTGTTATAGATTGTTCTAATCGATATTTTCCATTTAAATGTTGTAAATAAGGGAGATTAGCGATGATGTGAACGACCATACCCTTCCACTCCTATTGCTTCTACTTCATCTTGAGGAACATCAAAGACCGTTTGTGAAGCTTCATTGATCTCATGATAGAAATATTCAGGTAATCGGTCATGAGCTTTGGTAAAACCAGCCATGCGGTTAAACTCATGTTCAATCCTTAATGTTTCTTTTCCTAATTGTAAAAGCTGTTCGCCAGAAAATTGCATTCCTGTATAAGCTGTAATGAGATCAGCTACGAGATCCCACCTTCCTGCAATCGCTCCACCACTAAAGAAACACAGACCAGTTGAATCAAAAATAGGGGCCGTTTCCTGTGCTTCTAAGGAAGTTTTCACCTGCCCAATTGGAGAATGATGATCGATTTGTGCTCTGACGGTTTGACCTGCAGTATGGTCTGCACCCATTGGCGAAGTGGAGTAGGTTACCCCCAACCCTTTAATCGCCCTTGGGTCATAGGCAGGCATCGATTGGCCTTTCACAGTTGGAACACGGTATGCACCATATAATTTTCCTACAATTTCGGCCCCGCCACCAATGATTTTACCCAAAAAACCTCCCTTTTTGATTTCCTGTAAAGCTTGAATAACGCCACCAACATCTCCAAATGAAATGATGTTTTGTGACATCAATACACCTAGTGCTCCTCCTGTTTCAATCGTATCAATTCCGTATTCATTACATAAGCGATTGATTTCTGCAATATCGTCCAGATTACCGATTCCAAGATTTGAACCAAGTAACCCAATATTTTCATATTCTAATGGAGAAGTAACTCTCTTACCTGCTTTATCCACAAAAACATTGGAACAACGGATGATACAACCAGGCATACAAGCATGGGTAGGGGAACCTTCGCCACTGCGTTCAATAATCGTTTCTCGTAAGGTTTCGCCTGAGATTTGTTCATATTTTTCAAAGGAACCTGTTGAGAAATTCCTGGTTGGAAGTGCACCTAAACTGTTCGTAGTCCTTACTAATGCGGAGGTACCTAACTCTGGAAAAATCTTGGCCGTACCTGGTGTTTCCATGAGCCAAGTGTGATACTGTTTCATTGCTTGTCTGAACCGATCTTTATCTTTTGGTTTGCTGCGATCAATCCCCGAATCATCTAAGACAATCGCTTTTATTCCTTTTGAACCTGCAACAGCGCCTAATCCTCCTCGGCCATTAAAACGAGTCGGATACCCTTCTTTGTCCTGACCTGCAATCGCTGCTAGGTTCATTTTTTGTTCACCAGCAACTCCGATCAGCCAAACAGCGATATTTTTTCCGTATTTTTCTCGTAACCATTTCGTTGCTTCACTTAAATCTTTTCCAAGGATGGGTGAAGCATCATCAAAGGAAATTTTGTCTTTAGAAATGTAGATGATCTTAAAATCTTCTCGTACCCCTTCGAAAATAAGGGCACGAATTCCTAGTCTACCTAACTTCAAACCAGAAATTCCACCTGCATTGCTCTCTTTAATACCGCCTGTTAAAGGACTTTTAGCCCCGATTGAATATCGGTCTGTGCTAGATGCTCCAGACCCAGTTAATAACCCGTTTGCAAAAATAAGCTTGTTATAAGGTCCAAGAGGATGAGCAGTTGGGGGAACCTCATCATGAACAATTCTTGAAGTTAAAGCTCTTCCACCTAGTCTTTGGTATTTTTCTGCATCAACTTCAGTAACTCGCAGAGTTCCCATATCAATTCTTAATATTTTCATCATGACCTCTCCCTAAAAAATACAAAATCACAGAATTTTCCGTTATTTTTTGTTAAAGTTTAAAATGATCGAACTAGGTTTGTCAATAGATGATTCAAAAAGGGTCTTATCTCTCTTCAAAGACATTTTGCTTTTGTCATAAATGAAGAACACTTTTATTAAATATATAAAGAAAAGAATTTTGACAAGTCTATTTCATAGGTTTTACCCATGAAAGGCGGTGATGAGTCGTTGCGGATTGGGATTCCAAGGGCACTATTATATTATTACTATGCTCCATTTTGGAAACCATTCTTCGAAGAATTGGGAGTTGAAGTGGTGATTTCAGACGAAACCAATAAAGGGATCGTAAATCGTGGTGTACGTGAAGCTGTTTCTGAGATTTGTGTACCAATCAAAATTTTTATTGGTCATAGTTTAAATTTGCTAAGAAAAGGGGTCGATTATATTTTTGTACCAAGGATGGTCTCGATCTCTCCTTTAGAATTTTTCTGTCCAAAATTCATGGGATTACCTGATATGTTGCGACATGGAGTAAATAAACTTGAGGATAAAATTTTAACTTGTCAGATTCAATCCATGGATGATGATATTTCCGATTATCGTCTATATCTGCCACTCGCTGACATTTTGGGGGTAACAGAAGAACAAATGAAAGAGTCTGCAGCAAAAGCTAGGGAAGAATGGCTAGCTTTTCGCATGTATAGCAAGATGGGTCATACGATTCCTGAAGCACTCAATTTAGTAGAAAATATTCCAATTTCTAAACGGAAAGAAGCTTCTCATCCAGCCATTAAAATTGGGGTTCTTGGCTATGTATATAATATTTATGACTCATTTGTCAGTATGGATGTGATTGAAAAACTAAGAGATCTACAAGTTTCATTCATTACATTTGATATGTTGGAAGAACAAGACTTAAAAAATGAGATTCAAGATATCCGAAAGCCATTATTTTGGACATTTACGAATAAATTATTAGGGGCAGGTTATCGTTTTTTTTCAAATCGTGAAGTAGATGGCGTGATTCATATCACGGCGTTTGGCTGTGGTCCTGATTCCATGTTAAGTAAATTGTTTGAGATCCGATCCAATGAGACAGGAGTTCCGTTTATGATGATTCGAGTGGATGAACATACTGGAGAAAACCATCTCCAAACGAGAATAGAGGCCTTTGTAGACATGTTGAAACGAAAAAA contains:
- the queF gene encoding preQ(1) synthase; amino-acid sequence: MAKVEVNHEKYKNIRFDIEDESVILVDILETIPYEYVGKDIEVTIPTTEFTSVCPWSGLPDFADIKITYIPNEKLIEMKSLKYYLTSYRNVGIYQEHATNRILEDLVRLCDPKWMKVEAVWNARGGLGTVVIAEYPRKEVQNS
- a CDS encoding acyl-CoA dehydratase activase-related protein: MKGGDESLRIGIPRALLYYYYAPFWKPFFEELGVEVVISDETNKGIVNRGVREAVSEICVPIKIFIGHSLNLLRKGVDYIFVPRMVSISPLEFFCPKFMGLPDMLRHGVNKLEDKILTCQIQSMDDDISDYRLYLPLADILGVTEEQMKESAAKAREEWLAFRMYSKMGHTIPEALNLVENIPISKRKEASHPAIKIGVLGYVYNIYDSFVSMDVIEKLRDLQVSFITFDMLEEQDLKNEIQDIRKPLFWTFTNKLLGAGYRFFSNREVDGVIHITAFGCGPDSMLSKLFEIRSNETGVPFMMIRVDEHTGENHLQTRIEAFVDMLKRKKRVG
- a CDS encoding ABC transporter ATP-binding protein; amino-acid sequence: MLKVENVNVYYGAIHALKDVSIQVNEGEIVTLIGANGAGKTTLLKTLSGLLTPKTGTITFLGKDITGIHAPEIVKSGLIHCPEGRRVFANLSVEENLELGAYLRKDREVKEDMEQIYSRFPRLRERKRQQAGTLSGGEQQMLAIGRALMGRPKLLLLDEPSMGLAPILVQEIFNIIQEINQSGTTVLLVEQNANQALKIANRAYVLETGKIVLSGAANVLRASEDVKKAYLGA
- a CDS encoding branched-chain amino acid ABC transporter permease — encoded protein: MMRKNKNFIIGVLISLFIYLVIQVLISMGILSDFWISTIILISINIILGVSLNLINGFTGQFSIGHAGFMSIGAYLSAIMTLDFNLPFPLALLVGGIAATMAGFLIGVPSLRLKGDYLAIATLGFGEIIRIIWLNTEYVGGASGLSGIPALTNWTWVFIWMMITILVVNNFVNSTHGRACISIRENEIAAEAMGIHTTKYKVIAFMIGSFFAGIAGGLSAHMFYIINPNSFNFMKSFEILVIVVLGGLGSTSGSIIGAIVLTMIFTLLQDYPEIRMIIYSLLLILMMIFRPKGLMGTREFSFQLKKRGEQYGKHTSA
- a CDS encoding MoaD/ThiS family protein, with the protein product MVVHIIANLPYLQHLNGKYRLEQSITVINWLEGLGVKWDVDALVILNGRISRGDEILQDQDQIQLLVPISGG
- a CDS encoding ABC transporter ATP-binding protein, giving the protein MANTLLLDVKQVSRSFGGLKAVSDVSIQIYQGELIGLIGPNGAGKTTLFNLLTGVYEPSEGQILFKQESIGGLKPYKITQKGAARTFQNIRLFGNLSVLDNVKIAYHQRSKHSIFASIFRLPSHFKGEQEMTEQGMELLKIFRLDHKKDELAKNLPYGEQRRLEIARALATRPKLLLLDEPAAGMNPQETQELMQLIRWIRKEFDLTILLIEHDMSLVMNVCDRIYVLDQGQLIAQGTPAEIQLNPRVIEAYLGQEV
- a CDS encoding branched-chain amino acid ABC transporter permease, encoding MEYITQQLINGISVGSIYALIALGYTMVYGIIKLINFAHGDIFMVGAFVGLVSAKMFQVQGFDPIWVFIFSILLSMIVSAILGVIIERIAYKPLRNASRISILITAIGVSFLLENGGIFFIGPQAQGFPEIIPKKQYHLFGSIQLDSNQIMILGVTFLLMVLLQLIVHKTKIGKAMRAVSFDMEAAHLMGINVNTTISATFAIGSALAAAAGVIYGMTYNSFDPLMGIIPGLKAFVAAVLGGIGIIPGAFIGGLFLGIIETTVSSIGYSLWRDGVAFAILILILIFKPSGLFGKNVREKV
- a CDS encoding aldehyde ferredoxin oxidoreductase family protein, encoding MKILRIDMGTLRVTEVDAEKYQRLGGRALTSRIVHDEVPPTAHPLGPYNKLIFANGLLTGSGASSTDRYSIGAKSPLTGGIKESNAGGISGLKLGRLGIRALIFEGVREDFKIIYISKDKISFDDASPILGKDLSEATKWLREKYGKNIAVWLIGVAGEQKMNLAAIAGQDKEGYPTRFNGRGGLGAVAGSKGIKAIVLDDSGIDRSKPKDKDRFRQAMKQYHTWLMETPGTAKIFPELGTSALVRTTNSLGALPTRNFSTGSFEKYEQISGETLRETIIERSGEGSPTHACMPGCIIRCSNVFVDKAGKRVTSPLEYENIGLLGSNLGIGNLDDIAEINRLCNEYGIDTIETGGALGVLMSQNIISFGDVGGVIQALQEIKKGGFLGKIIGGGAEIVGKLYGAYRVPTVKGQSMPAYDPRAIKGLGVTYSTSPMGADHTAGQTVRAQIDHHSPIGQVKTSLEAQETAPIFDSTGLCFFSGGAIAGRWDLVADLITAYTGMQFSGEQLLQLGKETLRIEHEFNRMAGFTKAHDRLPEYFYHEINEASQTVFDVPQDEVEAIGVEGYGRSHHR
- a CDS encoding VUT family protein: MSIVLYIAGIILANVVTAQFAPMHFGPFIVPMGTFLIGLTFMLRDRVQFIYGRKKTYLIILLALILSAITSRFLGDTLWIVIASAISFLISESTDTEIYTRLKVAIEYKVFWSGIVGGLLDSSIFVIIGLSPLTTGILPWNFIPMAILGQILFKSLMQMLGLLVLKTILRKNNFENILGKKEGEFYGKS